In the Streptomyces fradiae ATCC 10745 = DSM 40063 genome, one interval contains:
- a CDS encoding acyl carrier protein: MAATLEEIVEGLAEIVNEIAGIPTEDVELDKSFTDDLDVDSLSMVEVVVAAEERFSVKIPDDDVKGLKTVRDAAEYILKHQA; the protein is encoded by the coding sequence ATGGCCGCCACCCTGGAAGAGATCGTCGAGGGTCTCGCCGAGATCGTCAACGAGATCGCCGGCATCCCCACCGAGGACGTCGAGCTCGACAAGTCCTTCACGGACGACCTGGACGTGGACTCCCTGTCCATGGTCGAGGTCGTCGTCGCCGCCGAGGAGCGCTTCTCGGTGAAGATCCCGGACGACGACGTCAAGGGCCTCAAGACGGTCCGCGACGCTGCCGAGTACATCCTCAAGCACCAGGCCTGA
- a CDS encoding PucR family transcriptional regulator: MPDPAVNDAHPHAATLKRLEQSSGRLAASAIARMDETLPWYRAMPPENRSWIGLVAQAGIAAFTEWFRHPETPQAISTDVFGTAPRELTRAITLRQTVEMVRTTIEVMESAIEEVAAPGDESVLREALLVYAREIAFATAQVYAQAAEARGAWDARLESLVVNAVLSGEADEGAVSRAAALGWNSPEHVCVILGTAPDGDSELTVEAIRRAARHAKLQVLTGVLGDRLVVIAGGSDNPLAVAKALIGPYAAGPVVAGPVVPDLLAATRSAQAAAAGLKACSAWQDAPRPVLADDLLPERAIASDPSAREQLVEEIYRPLEEAGSALLETLSVYLEQASSLEGAARMLFVHPNTVRYRLRRVTDVTGWSPSDVRSAFTLRIALILGRLADAETQS, encoded by the coding sequence GTGCCTGATCCCGCAGTGAACGACGCCCACCCGCACGCAGCGACCCTGAAGCGACTCGAGCAGTCCTCCGGGCGGCTCGCCGCCAGCGCCATCGCACGCATGGACGAGACACTGCCGTGGTACCGGGCGATGCCCCCGGAGAACCGTTCCTGGATCGGCCTGGTCGCGCAGGCCGGCATCGCCGCGTTCACCGAGTGGTTCCGGCACCCGGAGACCCCGCAGGCGATCTCCACCGACGTGTTCGGGACGGCGCCGCGCGAACTGACCCGCGCGATCACGCTGCGCCAGACCGTGGAGATGGTCCGCACGACCATCGAGGTCATGGAGTCGGCCATCGAGGAGGTCGCCGCCCCCGGTGACGAGTCGGTGCTCCGTGAGGCGCTGCTCGTCTACGCGCGGGAGATCGCCTTCGCGACGGCGCAGGTGTACGCGCAGGCCGCCGAGGCGCGGGGCGCGTGGGACGCCCGCCTGGAGTCCCTCGTCGTGAACGCGGTGCTGTCCGGCGAGGCCGACGAGGGCGCGGTCAGCAGGGCCGCCGCCCTCGGCTGGAACTCGCCCGAGCACGTGTGCGTCATCCTCGGCACCGCCCCGGACGGTGACAGCGAGCTGACCGTGGAGGCGATCCGCCGGGCGGCCCGCCACGCCAAGCTGCAGGTCCTCACCGGGGTGCTCGGCGACCGCCTGGTGGTGATCGCGGGCGGCAGCGACAACCCGCTGGCGGTGGCGAAGGCGCTGATCGGCCCGTACGCGGCGGGGCCCGTCGTGGCCGGTCCGGTCGTCCCGGACCTGCTGGCGGCGACCCGGTCCGCGCAGGCGGCGGCGGCCGGCCTCAAAGCCTGTTCCGCCTGGCAGGACGCGCCCCGGCCGGTCCTCGCGGACGATCTGCTGCCGGAGCGCGCCATCGCCTCGGACCCGTCCGCGCGCGAGCAGCTGGTGGAGGAGATCTACAGACCGCTGGAGGAGGCCGGGTCGGCGCTGCTGGAGACGCTGAGTGTGTACCTGGAGCAGGCGAGCAGCCTCGAGGGCGCGGCCCGCATGCTGTTCGTGCACCCCAACACCGTGCGCTACCGGCTGCGACGTGTGACCGATGTCACGGGCTGGTCGCCGTCCGATGTACGGTCGGCCTTCACGCTGCGGATCGCGCTGATCCTGGGGCGTCTGGCCGACGCCGAGACGCAGTCCTAG
- a CDS encoding aldo/keto reductase, whose translation MTSDETNAPLPQVRLGATGPTTGVQGLGAMGMSEFYGDTDEAAARDTLDAALESGVTLIDTADVYGRGANEEFLAPFVAAHRDEITLATKFSMVRTDDPAYRGVRNDPAYVKAAVEGSLRRLGVDVIDLYYMHRRDPAVPLAESVGAMAELVREGKVRHLGLSEVTGPELREAHAVHPIAALQSEWSLFSRDVEVSAVPAAAELGVALVPYSPLGRGFLTGAFADAARDLPENDFRRTQPRFSGDNARSNAALLEPVRSLAAAHGATLAQIALAWVHQRAAVHGLTVVPIPGTRKRSRLLENAAATRIVLTASELDLLEPIATQVAGARYPDMSTTSAARES comes from the coding sequence ATGACCTCCGACGAGACGAACGCCCCGCTTCCCCAGGTGCGACTGGGCGCGACGGGCCCGACGACCGGCGTCCAGGGCCTGGGCGCCATGGGCATGAGCGAGTTCTACGGCGACACCGACGAGGCAGCCGCCCGCGACACGCTCGACGCCGCCCTCGAGTCGGGCGTCACCCTCATCGACACCGCCGACGTCTACGGGCGCGGCGCCAACGAGGAGTTCCTCGCCCCGTTCGTCGCCGCCCACCGCGACGAGATCACCCTGGCCACCAAGTTCTCCATGGTCCGTACGGACGACCCCGCCTACCGGGGCGTCCGCAACGACCCCGCCTACGTCAAGGCCGCCGTCGAGGGCAGCCTCCGCCGGCTCGGCGTCGACGTCATCGACCTGTACTACATGCACCGCCGCGACCCGGCCGTCCCGCTCGCCGAGTCCGTGGGCGCCATGGCCGAACTCGTCCGCGAGGGCAAGGTCAGGCACCTCGGTCTCAGCGAGGTCACCGGCCCGGAGCTGCGCGAGGCCCACGCCGTCCACCCCATCGCCGCCCTGCAGTCCGAGTGGTCGCTGTTCTCCCGCGACGTGGAGGTCAGCGCCGTCCCCGCCGCCGCGGAGCTCGGTGTCGCCCTCGTCCCCTACTCCCCGCTCGGCCGCGGCTTCCTCACCGGAGCGTTCGCCGACGCGGCACGTGACCTCCCCGAGAACGACTTCCGCCGCACCCAGCCGCGCTTCTCGGGCGACAACGCCCGCAGCAACGCCGCGCTCCTCGAACCCGTCCGCTCCCTCGCCGCCGCCCACGGAGCCACCCTCGCGCAGATCGCCCTGGCCTGGGTCCACCAGCGCGCGGCCGTGCACGGCCTGACCGTCGTCCCCATCCCCGGCACCCGCAAGCGCAGCCGCCTGCTGGAGAACGCCGCTGCCACCCGCATCGTCCTCACCGCATCCGAACTCGACCTCCTCGAACCGATCGCCACCCAGGTGGCCGGCGCCCGCTATCCCGACATGTCCACCACCTCCGCCGCCCGAGAGAGCTGA
- a CDS encoding DUF3145 domain-containing protein yields MTTRGVLYVHSAPRALCPHVEWAVGGVLGTRAQLDWIRQPASPGTWRAEFSWRGQPGTASKLASALRGWQMLRFEVTAEPCSTAEGERYSATPDLGIFHAVIGIHGDIMIPEDRLRAALARSAQGETLLEAEVAKLLGKPWDDELEPFRYAGEGAPVRWLHQVV; encoded by the coding sequence GTGACGACACGTGGAGTCCTGTACGTCCACTCCGCGCCGCGCGCGCTGTGCCCGCACGTCGAATGGGCGGTCGGGGGCGTGCTCGGCACGAGGGCCCAGCTCGACTGGATCCGCCAGCCTGCGTCACCGGGCACGTGGAGAGCCGAGTTCTCCTGGCGGGGGCAGCCGGGCACCGCGTCCAAGCTCGCCTCCGCCCTGCGCGGCTGGCAGATGCTCCGCTTCGAGGTGACCGCCGAGCCCTGCTCCACCGCCGAGGGCGAGCGCTACAGCGCCACCCCCGACCTGGGCATCTTCCACGCGGTCATCGGCATCCACGGCGACATCATGATCCCCGAGGACCGGCTGCGCGCCGCGCTCGCCCGCTCCGCGCAGGGCGAGACCCTGCTGGAGGCCGAGGTCGCCAAGCTCCTCGGCAAGCCCTGGGACGACGAACTGGAGCCCTTCCGGTACGCGGGCGAGGGCGCCCCGGTCCGCTGGCTCCACCAGGTCGTCTGA
- a CDS encoding ACP S-malonyltransferase, translated as MLVLVAPGQGAQTPGFLTPWLDLPDAADRVGAWSEAIGLDLVHYGTKADAEEIRDTAVAQPLLVAAGLLSAAALGGPAPDAVAGHSVGEFTAAALAGVLDDTAALRLVRARGLAMAEAAAVTRTGMSALLGGDPEVTVPHLEKLGLTAANVNGAGQIVAAGTMEQLAALAEDKPEGVRRVVPLQVAGAFHTQHMAPAVARLEEAARDLAPADPKVAYVSNKDGRTVATGADVVTRLVGQVANPVRWDLCMETFQRLGATALVEVCPGGTLTGIAKRALPGVKTLALKTPDDLDAARALIAEHAGAAS; from the coding sequence GTGCTCGTACTCGTCGCTCCCGGCCAAGGCGCTCAGACGCCCGGCTTCCTGACCCCCTGGCTCGACCTTCCGGACGCCGCCGACCGCGTCGGCGCGTGGTCGGAGGCGATCGGCCTGGACCTGGTCCACTACGGCACGAAGGCCGACGCGGAGGAGATCCGCGACACGGCGGTCGCCCAGCCCCTGCTGGTCGCCGCCGGCCTGCTCTCCGCCGCCGCGCTCGGCGGGCCCGCCCCGGACGCGGTCGCCGGCCACAGCGTCGGCGAGTTCACCGCCGCCGCGCTGGCCGGTGTCCTCGACGACACGGCCGCGCTGCGCCTCGTACGGGCCCGCGGCCTGGCGATGGCCGAGGCCGCCGCCGTCACCCGCACGGGCATGTCGGCCCTGCTCGGCGGCGACCCCGAGGTCACCGTCCCGCACCTGGAGAAGCTCGGCCTGACCGCGGCCAACGTCAACGGCGCGGGCCAGATCGTCGCCGCCGGCACCATGGAGCAGCTGGCCGCGCTCGCGGAGGACAAGCCGGAGGGCGTGCGCCGCGTCGTCCCGCTCCAGGTCGCCGGCGCGTTCCACACGCAGCACATGGCGCCCGCCGTGGCCCGGCTGGAGGAGGCCGCGCGGGACCTCGCCCCGGCGGACCCGAAGGTCGCCTACGTGTCCAACAAGGACGGCCGGACCGTCGCCACGGGTGCCGATGTCGTCACCCGGCTCGTGGGCCAGGTGGCCAACCCGGTCCGCTGGGACCTGTGCATGGAGACGTTCCAGCGGCTCGGTGCCACCGCGCTGGTCGAGGTGTGCCCGGGCGGCACGCTGACCGGCATCGCCAAGCGGGCCCTCCCCGGCGTCAAGACGCTCGCGCTCAAGACACCCGACGACCTCGACGCGGCACGCGCGCTCATCGCCGAGCACGCCGGCGCCGCCTCCTGA
- the fabF gene encoding beta-ketoacyl-ACP synthase II: MSPTNRTVVVTGIGATTPLGGDSASTWEGLLAGRSGVRPLEGERFADLPVQIAARVAVEPLEVLPRPLARKLDRSAQFAVIAAREAWADAGFSGSAGEEGQIRPERLGSVIASGIGGVTTLLDQYDVLKEKGARRVSPHTVPMLMPNSPSANVGLEVNAQAGVHTPVSACASGAEAIGYAIEMIRTGRADVVVAGGTEAAIHPLPIAAFANMMAMSKSNDEPEKASRPYDKGRDGFVLGEGAGVVVLESAEHAAARGARVYCEALGQGLSADSHHIAQPEPTGRGIAAALQNLLDDTDLKPAEVVHLNAHATSTPQGDVAEVKALRKVLGDDLDHVAISATKSMTGHLLGGAGGIETVATVLALYHRTAPPTINVDDLDEEIDADVVRGEPRTLPEGTIAAINNSFGFGGHNVVLAFRTL; encoded by the coding sequence GTGAGCCCGACCAATCGCACCGTGGTCGTCACCGGTATCGGCGCAACCACACCGCTGGGTGGCGACTCCGCCTCGACCTGGGAGGGGCTGCTGGCCGGGCGTTCCGGCGTCAGGCCCCTCGAGGGCGAGCGGTTCGCCGACCTGCCCGTCCAGATCGCGGCCCGCGTGGCCGTGGAGCCGCTGGAGGTCCTGCCCCGGCCGCTCGCCCGCAAGCTGGACCGCTCCGCCCAGTTCGCCGTCATCGCCGCGCGCGAGGCGTGGGCGGACGCGGGCTTCTCCGGCTCCGCCGGCGAGGAGGGGCAGATCCGCCCCGAGCGCCTGGGCTCCGTCATCGCCTCCGGCATCGGCGGCGTGACGACCCTGCTGGACCAGTACGACGTACTGAAGGAGAAGGGCGCCCGGCGGGTCTCCCCGCACACGGTGCCCATGCTCATGCCGAACAGCCCCTCCGCCAACGTCGGTCTGGAGGTGAACGCCCAGGCGGGCGTGCACACCCCGGTGTCGGCGTGCGCGTCGGGCGCCGAGGCGATCGGCTACGCCATCGAGATGATCCGTACCGGCCGCGCCGACGTGGTCGTGGCGGGCGGCACCGAGGCGGCCATCCACCCGCTGCCCATCGCGGCGTTCGCCAACATGATGGCGATGTCCAAGAGCAACGACGAGCCCGAGAAGGCCTCGCGCCCGTACGACAAGGGCCGCGACGGCTTCGTCCTCGGCGAGGGCGCCGGTGTCGTCGTCCTGGAGTCCGCGGAGCACGCCGCCGCGCGCGGCGCCCGCGTGTACTGCGAGGCGCTCGGTCAGGGCCTGTCCGCCGACAGCCACCACATCGCGCAGCCCGAGCCGACCGGCCGCGGCATCGCCGCCGCCCTGCAGAACCTGCTGGACGACACGGACCTCAAGCCGGCCGAGGTCGTGCACCTGAACGCGCACGCCACCTCGACGCCGCAGGGCGACGTCGCCGAGGTGAAGGCGCTGCGCAAGGTCCTCGGCGACGACCTCGACCACGTCGCGATCTCCGCGACCAAGTCGATGACCGGCCACCTGCTGGGCGGTGCGGGCGGCATCGAGACCGTCGCGACGGTCCTGGCGCTGTACCACCGCACGGCCCCGCCGACCATCAACGTCGACGACCTCGACGAGGAGATCGACGCGGACGTCGTGCGCGGCGAGCCCCGCACGCTGCCCGAGGGCACGATCGCGGCGATCAACAACTCGTTCGGCTTCGGCGGCCACAACGTGGTCCTCGCCTTCCGCACGCTCTGA
- a CDS encoding GDSL-type esterase/lipase family protein, translated as MARRHQAFTRQGAAAPPASGVRPLRRAAALATAAALLCGAALSGCVGSPESSNGGDAVRRPPSVRPSPSPTPAWNPRPASVAAVGDSITRGFDACGLLTDCPEVSWATGSDTGVNSLALRLLGAPALASRSWNLARSGARVAELPEQMGLAARHRPGLVTVMVGANDACRPHAGLMTPVDEFRASFEAAMARLRKESPATQVYVASIPDLRRLWSQGRDHPVGQRVWRLGVCASMLADAQDLGTQARERRDRVRERVVAYNGVLREVCARDKRCRHDGGAVFSYPFDGTQLSPWDVFHPSRDGQGRLAEIAYRTVTAARPSA; from the coding sequence GTGGCCCGTCGACACCAAGCATTCACCCGCCAGGGCGCCGCCGCGCCGCCCGCCTCCGGCGTCCGCCCCCTCCGCCGTGCGGCGGCTCTCGCGACGGCCGCGGCGCTGCTCTGCGGGGCGGCTCTGTCCGGGTGTGTCGGGTCCCCCGAAAGCAGCAACGGCGGGGACGCGGTACGACGTCCCCCGTCGGTGCGGCCCAGCCCCTCCCCCACGCCCGCGTGGAACCCGCGGCCCGCCTCCGTCGCCGCCGTCGGGGACTCCATCACGCGCGGCTTCGACGCCTGCGGCCTGCTGACGGACTGTCCGGAGGTGTCGTGGGCGACCGGCTCCGACACCGGGGTGAACAGCCTGGCGCTGCGGCTGCTCGGGGCGCCCGCGCTGGCGTCCCGCAGCTGGAACCTGGCCCGGTCGGGGGCGCGCGTCGCCGAGCTGCCCGAGCAGATGGGGCTGGCGGCGCGGCACCGGCCGGGGCTGGTGACGGTGATGGTCGGCGCGAACGACGCGTGCCGGCCGCACGCCGGGCTGATGACGCCGGTCGACGAGTTCCGGGCGTCGTTCGAGGCGGCGATGGCCCGGCTGCGCAAGGAGTCGCCGGCCACGCAGGTGTACGTGGCGAGCATCCCCGACCTGCGGCGGCTGTGGTCGCAGGGGCGCGACCACCCGGTGGGGCAGCGCGTGTGGCGGCTCGGGGTCTGCGCGTCGATGCTGGCCGACGCCCAGGACCTGGGCACGCAGGCGCGGGAGCGCCGGGACCGGGTGCGGGAGCGGGTCGTCGCGTACAACGGGGTGCTGCGCGAGGTGTGCGCGCGCGACAAGCGGTGCCGGCACGACGGGGGCGCGGTCTTCTCGTACCCCTTCGACGGGACCCAGTTGAGCCCCTGGGACGTGTTCCACCCGAGCAGGGACGGGCAGGGGCGGCTGGCCGAGATCGCCTACCGCACCGTCACGGCCGCACGACCGTCCGCGTAG
- a CDS encoding serine hydrolase domain-containing protein produces the protein MESLAMIENWPVPAAAAAVVRADGTLAGAHGPTDRRFPLASVTKPLAAYAVLVAYEEGAVELDEPAGPEGSTVRHLLAHTSGLAFDENRVTAAPGTRRIYSNTGFEVLADHVAKATEIPFAEYLRQAVLEPLGMASTTLEGSAAKDGVSTVDDLARFAAEVQAPRLLDARTVLEAMTVVHPGLTGILPGYGHQRPNDWGLGFEIRDGKAPHWTGGSSSPRTFGHFGQSGTFLWVDPEAGAACVALTDRPFGPWAIEAWPPFTDAVLAELRRGPAA, from the coding sequence ATGGAGAGCCTGGCGATGATCGAGAACTGGCCCGTGCCCGCGGCGGCCGCCGCGGTGGTCCGCGCGGACGGCACGCTCGCGGGGGCGCACGGGCCGACGGACCGGCGGTTCCCGCTCGCCTCCGTGACGAAGCCGCTGGCCGCGTACGCGGTGCTCGTCGCCTACGAGGAGGGCGCCGTCGAACTGGACGAGCCGGCCGGCCCGGAGGGGTCGACGGTGCGGCACCTCCTGGCCCACACCTCGGGCCTCGCCTTCGACGAGAACCGGGTGACGGCGGCGCCCGGCACGCGGCGGATCTACTCCAACACGGGCTTCGAGGTGCTGGCGGACCACGTGGCGAAGGCGACGGAGATCCCGTTCGCGGAGTACCTGCGCCAGGCCGTGCTGGAGCCGCTCGGGATGGCGTCGACGACGCTGGAGGGCTCGGCCGCGAAGGACGGGGTGTCCACGGTGGACGACCTCGCGCGGTTCGCGGCGGAGGTGCAGGCGCCCCGGCTGCTGGACGCGCGGACGGTGCTGGAGGCGATGACGGTCGTCCATCCCGGGCTGACCGGCATCCTGCCGGGGTACGGGCACCAGCGGCCCAACGACTGGGGGCTCGGCTTCGAGATCCGGGACGGCAAGGCGCCGCACTGGACCGGTGGTTCGTCGTCGCCCCGGACGTTCGGGCACTTCGGGCAGTCGGGCACGTTCCTGTGGGTGGACCCGGAGGCGGGGGCCGCCTGCGTGGCGCTGACGGACCGTCCGTTCGGCCCGTGGGCGATCGAGGCGTGGCCCCCCTTCACCGACGCGGTCCTCGCCGAGCTGCGCCGCGGCCCGGCCGCCTAG
- a CDS encoding pirin family protein has protein sequence MSLHRAGDRYPGGDPAAGIETRHAFSFGPHYDPGNVRFGALVACNEERLAPGAGFDEHPHSHTEIVTWVVEGELTHRDSAGHATVVRPGDVQHLSSAGGVRHVERNDGAAPLVFVQMWLAPLEPGGEPSYGLVRRPAGEAGEAVSYAVPAAGAVLHVRRPQAGQRAAVPDGDFVYVHVVRGEVRLTCAGEVAGLSAGDAARLTGARGAELTAVTAAEVLIWRMTRPD, from the coding sequence ATGTCCCTACACAGAGCCGGTGACCGCTATCCGGGCGGTGACCCGGCCGCCGGGATCGAGACCCGGCACGCCTTCTCGTTCGGCCCGCACTACGACCCGGGCAACGTCCGCTTCGGCGCGCTCGTCGCCTGCAACGAGGAGCGGCTCGCGCCGGGCGCCGGCTTCGACGAGCACCCGCACAGCCACACCGAGATCGTCACCTGGGTCGTCGAGGGCGAGCTGACGCACCGCGACTCCGCCGGGCACGCGACCGTCGTCAGGCCGGGCGACGTGCAGCACCTGAGTTCGGCGGGCGGGGTGCGGCACGTGGAGCGCAACGACGGCGCCGCGCCGCTGGTGTTCGTGCAGATGTGGCTCGCCCCGCTCGAACCGGGCGGCGAACCGTCGTACGGGCTCGTCCGGCGCCCGGCCGGCGAGGCCGGGGAGGCCGTCTCGTACGCCGTGCCCGCGGCGGGCGCCGTGCTGCACGTGCGGCGGCCGCAGGCGGGGCAGCGCGCGGCCGTCCCGGACGGGGACTTCGTGTACGTCCACGTGGTGCGCGGCGAGGTCCGGCTGACCTGCGCGGGAGAGGTGGCGGGGCTGTCGGCGGGCGACGCCGCCCGCCTCACCGGGGCGCGGGGCGCGGAGCTGACCGCGGTCACGGCCGCCGAGGTCCTGATCTGGCGGATGACCCGCCCCGACTGA
- a CDS encoding ketoacyl-ACP synthase III — MAKIRPSKGAPYARIMGVGGYRPTRVVPNEVILEKIDSSDEWIRSRSGIATRHWASPEETVTAMSVEAAGKALADAGVSPEQIGGVIVSTVSHFKQTPAVATEIADRLTSSKPAAFDISAGCAGFGYGLTLAKGMVVEGSAEYVLVIGVERLSDLTDLEDRATAFLFGDGAGAVVVGPSDEPAIGPTVWGSEGDKSETIKQTVPWTDYRDGVVERFPAITQEGQAVFRWAVFEMAKVAQQALDAAGITAADLDVFIPHQANMRIIDSMVKTLKLPEHVTVARDVETTGNTSAASIPLAMERLLATGQAKSGDTALVIGFGAGLVYAATVVTLP, encoded by the coding sequence ATGGCGAAGATCAGGCCCAGCAAGGGCGCCCCGTACGCGCGGATCATGGGGGTCGGCGGCTACCGCCCCACCCGTGTCGTGCCGAATGAGGTGATCCTCGAGAAGATCGACTCGTCCGACGAGTGGATCCGCTCGCGCTCCGGCATCGCGACGCGCCACTGGGCGTCGCCCGAGGAGACCGTGACCGCCATGTCCGTCGAGGCGGCCGGCAAGGCCCTCGCGGACGCCGGGGTCAGCCCCGAGCAGATCGGCGGCGTCATCGTCTCCACGGTGTCGCACTTCAAGCAGACCCCGGCCGTCGCCACGGAGATCGCGGACCGACTCACGTCGAGCAAGCCCGCGGCGTTCGACATCTCGGCGGGCTGCGCGGGCTTCGGCTACGGGCTGACGCTCGCGAAGGGCATGGTCGTCGAGGGCTCCGCCGAGTACGTCCTCGTCATCGGCGTGGAGCGGCTCAGCGACCTCACCGACCTGGAGGACCGGGCCACGGCCTTCCTCTTCGGCGACGGCGCGGGCGCGGTCGTGGTCGGCCCGTCCGACGAGCCGGCGATCGGCCCGACGGTCTGGGGCTCGGAGGGCGACAAGTCCGAGACCATCAAGCAGACCGTGCCGTGGACGGACTACCGCGACGGCGTGGTGGAGCGCTTCCCGGCCATCACGCAGGAGGGCCAGGCGGTGTTCCGCTGGGCCGTCTTCGAGATGGCCAAGGTCGCCCAGCAGGCCCTCGACGCGGCCGGCATCACCGCGGCCGACCTGGACGTCTTCATTCCGCACCAGGCCAACATGCGGATCATCGACTCGATGGTGAAGACGCTGAAGCTGCCGGAGCACGTCACGGTCGCCCGCGACGTGGAGACCACCGGCAACACCTCGGCCGCCTCGATCCCGCTCGCGATGGAGCGGCTCCTGGCGACCGGGCAGGCGAAGAGCGGTGACACCGCGCTCGTCATCGGCTTCGGGGCGGGGCTCGTCTACGCCGCGACGGTCGTTACCCTCCCCTAG
- a CDS encoding MerR family transcriptional regulator produces MTVIETTPAAARTTDACAAPPARHPRPDGEDQYTISEVAAWTGLSAHTLRWYERIGLMPHVDRSATGQRRFTNRDLDWLTLVGKLRLTGMSVAAMVRYAELVRAGDHTFHERRELLEATRRDVLARISELHGTLAVLDYKIDIYTGARPAPERAAR; encoded by the coding sequence ATGACGGTGATCGAGACCACTCCGGCGGCCGCCCGGACCACCGACGCCTGCGCCGCCCCACCGGCCCGCCACCCCCGACCCGACGGAGAGGACCAGTACACGATCAGCGAGGTGGCCGCCTGGACCGGCCTCTCCGCCCACACCCTCCGCTGGTACGAGCGCATCGGCCTGATGCCGCACGTCGACCGGTCCGCGACCGGCCAGCGCCGCTTCACCAACCGGGATCTGGACTGGCTCACCCTGGTCGGCAAGCTCCGCCTGACCGGCATGTCCGTCGCCGCGATGGTCCGCTACGCCGAACTGGTCCGTGCCGGTGACCACACCTTCCACGAACGGCGCGAACTCCTCGAAGCCACCCGCCGCGACGTCCTCGCGCGCATCTCCGAACTCCACGGCACCCTCGCCGTACTCGACTACAAGATCGACATCTACACGGGCGCCCGGCCGGCGCCGGAAAGGGCCGCACGATGA